Proteins co-encoded in one Luteitalea sp. genomic window:
- a CDS encoding tetratricopeptide repeat protein — MIVSACRRSSARRLPAGWSLVLLLLASPAAAQDATQVARHAEAAKEAQARGDFATAIQELTALARLLPERADVQSNLGLAYFFHKQPKEALAAFEKALDIDPDLVSALIFSGIAHQTLSSPPRATPLLQRAVTLAPVDPLAHTWLAHSYVAQDRPREAVDHFLIASRHAPRDVDVWYGLGQAYLQLGREAVMRLAEIAPAGARIAQLSGDIWLLRGEPQNALTMYEIALKRRPALVELTSVIDELREQQDTARPGDLPAPALPTTKTSSAEDAQYLAATNSRERAQRAFERISTIDPDSYRAHQVMAESLEAQERVDEAIDEYRKVLRVKPDLASVHLAIGNLLMSEGRAKEALDEYRQELRVRPDESEVHYRIGRSFLVLGMTDDAETSLTRALKLTDPPAAVHRELGRLHLTRGKPADAARALATYVGSTNDDASAHYLLVRAYRALGDTTAAERHLAMYERLSARDEQDASLKNALSIFRRR; from the coding sequence ATGATTGTGAGCGCTTGCCGTCGTTCTTCGGCGCGTCGACTGCCGGCCGGGTGGAGCCTGGTCCTCCTGCTCCTCGCCTCACCCGCCGCTGCACAGGATGCAACCCAGGTGGCTCGGCATGCTGAAGCCGCGAAGGAGGCGCAAGCTCGAGGAGACTTCGCAACCGCCATTCAGGAGCTGACCGCGCTGGCCCGTCTGCTACCAGAACGAGCCGACGTCCAGAGCAATCTTGGCCTGGCGTACTTTTTCCACAAACAGCCGAAGGAGGCGCTGGCCGCGTTCGAGAAGGCACTCGACATCGATCCCGATCTGGTGTCCGCCTTGATCTTCTCCGGAATCGCTCATCAAACGCTCTCCAGCCCTCCGCGTGCCACGCCGTTGCTGCAACGCGCTGTCACCCTCGCACCTGTCGATCCGCTGGCGCACACCTGGCTTGCGCACAGCTATGTCGCGCAAGACCGTCCTCGAGAAGCCGTCGACCATTTTCTGATTGCGTCGCGACATGCACCACGCGATGTGGACGTGTGGTATGGGCTGGGACAGGCCTACCTGCAGCTCGGGCGCGAGGCGGTCATGCGGCTTGCCGAGATCGCTCCCGCGGGCGCGCGCATTGCACAATTGTCTGGCGACATCTGGCTGCTGCGCGGCGAGCCACAGAACGCCCTCACGATGTACGAGATCGCATTGAAGCGCAGGCCCGCGTTGGTCGAGCTGACGTCGGTGATCGATGAACTGCGCGAACAGCAGGACACGGCGAGGCCCGGTGATCTGCCGGCGCCCGCCCTCCCCACCACGAAGACGTCGTCAGCCGAAGACGCGCAGTACCTCGCCGCGACGAACTCCCGCGAGCGGGCACAGCGCGCATTCGAGCGGATCTCGACGATCGACCCCGATTCGTACCGCGCCCACCAAGTGATGGCGGAGTCGCTCGAAGCGCAGGAGCGCGTCGATGAGGCCATCGACGAGTACCGCAAGGTGCTGCGCGTAAAGCCGGACCTAGCCAGCGTTCATCTCGCTATCGGCAACCTGCTCATGAGCGAGGGCCGGGCAAAGGAGGCGCTGGACGAATATCGACAGGAGCTCCGTGTTCGTCCAGACGAGTCGGAAGTGCACTACCGCATCGGGCGCAGCTTCCTCGTGCTCGGCATGACTGACGATGCCGAAACGTCGCTCACACGGGCGCTCAAGCTCACCGATCCGCCCGCCGCGGTGCATCGAGAATTGGGCCGGCTCCACCTCACGCGGGGCAAGCCGGCCGACGCCGCTCGAGCGCTCGCGACGTACGTTGGCTCGACGAACGACGATGCCTCAGCGCACTATCTGCTCGTGCGGGCGTATCGTGCGCTTGGCGACACCACGGCGGCCGAGCGTCATCTTGCGATGTACGAGCGGTTGTCGGCGCGCGACGAGCAGGATGCCTCGCTGAAGAACGCGCTCTCCATCTTCAGGCGTCGGTAG